The Streptomyces luteogriseus genome includes a window with the following:
- a CDS encoding carbohydrate ABC transporter permease yields the protein MATSAHTIAAPARATTAAGSATLRSKQGFQHGGWFVAPFLLLFALFVIWPLLRGVYLSFTDANITGEGASFVGLDNYREALDDPLVWDSLGHSAYFTLLVVPCITVLAFLLAMLAHHIERGKWLWRLCFFAPFLLPSTVAANLWQWLFNPGTGMIDHVFGLDTPWLTDKSYAMLAIVVTTLWWTVGFSFLLYLAALQGIPDHLYEAARLDGANAWYRMVHITLPMLRNITGLVIALQVLASLQVFDQAVVMMDFLPGPEGSTRTFVQYTLEEGFTSYRVGYASAISVIFFVIIAAVALARMWLLRNREESAR from the coding sequence CGACCAGCGCCCACACCATCGCCGCACCCGCACGCGCGACGACCGCCGCCGGCAGCGCCACCCTCCGCAGCAAACAGGGCTTCCAGCACGGCGGCTGGTTCGTCGCCCCGTTCCTGCTGCTCTTCGCCCTCTTCGTGATCTGGCCGCTGCTGCGCGGCGTCTACCTCAGCTTCACCGACGCCAACATCACCGGCGAGGGCGCGAGCTTCGTCGGCCTCGACAACTACCGCGAGGCCCTGGACGACCCCCTGGTGTGGGACTCCCTCGGCCACAGCGCGTACTTCACGCTGCTGGTCGTCCCCTGCATCACCGTCCTCGCCTTCCTCCTCGCGATGCTCGCCCACCACATCGAACGCGGCAAGTGGCTGTGGCGGCTCTGCTTCTTCGCCCCGTTCCTGCTGCCGTCCACCGTCGCCGCCAACCTGTGGCAGTGGCTGTTCAACCCCGGCACCGGCATGATCGACCACGTCTTCGGCCTCGACACGCCCTGGCTGACCGACAAGTCCTACGCGATGCTCGCCATCGTCGTCACCACCCTGTGGTGGACCGTCGGCTTCAGCTTCCTGCTCTACCTCGCCGCCCTCCAGGGCATCCCGGACCACCTCTACGAGGCCGCCAGACTCGACGGCGCGAACGCCTGGTACCGCATGGTCCACATCACGCTGCCGATGCTGCGCAACATCACCGGCCTGGTGATCGCCCTCCAGGTCCTCGCCTCGCTCCAGGTCTTCGACCAGGCCGTCGTGATGATGGACTTCCTCCCCGGGCCCGAGGGCTCGACCCGCACCTTCGTGCAGTACACCCTCGAAGAGGGCTTCACCAGCTACCGCGTGGGCTACGCCTCCGCGATCTCCGTCATCTTCTTCGTGATCATCGCGGCCGTCGCCCTCGCGCGGATGTGGCTGCTGCGCAACCGTGAGGAGAGCGCCCGATGA
- a CDS encoding carbohydrate ABC transporter permease, with translation MTTKAWTPSQILLTLLGTAVSVVFLAPFAWGLFTSLKSETEAVEVPAHWLPKDWTGQAWQALFESGNITNWFVNSLVVSVCVTSVVLLVSALGGYGFARTEFRGKNVLMGLVMAGLMISPAVLGVPLFTTVQQMGMVDTYWGMILPQCAPAAMVYILYKFFQGIPRELEEAAFIDGAGRWRVFFTIVLPLSRPSLAAVGIFTFIASWNNFLWPYMVTNNPDLMTMPNGIATVMNSYGIQWAQLMAGGLMAGLPLIIVFVFFQRQIVAGVAHTGLAGQ, from the coding sequence ATGACCACCAAGGCGTGGACACCCAGCCAGATCCTGCTCACCCTCCTCGGCACGGCCGTGTCGGTCGTCTTCCTCGCCCCCTTCGCCTGGGGCCTGTTCACCTCGCTCAAGTCCGAGACCGAGGCGGTGGAGGTCCCGGCGCACTGGCTCCCGAAGGACTGGACGGGCCAGGCCTGGCAGGCCCTGTTCGAGTCCGGCAACATCACCAACTGGTTCGTGAACTCCCTGGTCGTCTCGGTCTGCGTGACCTCCGTCGTCCTGCTGGTGAGCGCCCTGGGCGGCTACGGCTTCGCCCGCACCGAGTTCCGCGGCAAGAACGTCCTGATGGGCCTGGTCATGGCGGGCCTGATGATCTCGCCGGCCGTCCTCGGCGTGCCGCTGTTCACCACGGTCCAGCAGATGGGGATGGTCGACACCTACTGGGGCATGATCCTGCCGCAGTGCGCGCCCGCCGCGATGGTCTACATCCTCTACAAGTTCTTCCAGGGCATCCCGCGGGAACTGGAGGAGGCCGCGTTCATCGACGGCGCGGGCCGCTGGCGGGTCTTCTTCACCATCGTCCTGCCGTTGTCCCGTCCCTCCCTCGCCGCGGTCGGTATCTTCACCTTCATCGCCTCGTGGAACAACTTCCTCTGGCCGTACATGGTGACCAACAACCCCGACCTGATGACCATGCCGAACGGCATCGCGACCGTCATGAACTCCTACGGCATCCAATGGGCCCAGCTCATGGCCGGCGGTCTGATGGCGGGCCTGCCACTGATCATCGTGTTCGTGTTCTTCCAGAGGCAGATCGTGGCGGGCGTAGCCCATACGGGCTTGGCAGGGCAGTAA
- the arfA gene encoding arabinosylfuranosidase ArfA translates to MHKARFTLDPAFTVGEVNPRLFGSFVEHLGRCVYTGIFEPGHPTADAAGLRQDVLDLVRELGVTAIRYPGGNFVSGYKWEDSVGPVEDRPRRLDLAWRSTETNRFGLSEYIAFLKKVGPQAEPMMALNLGTRGVAEALELQEYANHPAGTALSDLRAAHGDKDPFGINLWCLGNEMDGPWQTGHKTAQEYGRVAAETARAMRQIDPGVELVACGSSSQSMPTFAAWEATVLEETYDLVDHISLHAYYQPEDGDLDSFLASAVGMESFIENVVATADHIGAKLKSKKKINLSFDEWNVWYISEWHEIENSGARDWAEAPRLLEDNYSVMDAVVFGSLLIALLRHADRVTVACLAQLVNVIAPIMTEPGGPAWRQTTFFPFAQASRYGRGRVLDVRVDSPTYETKKYGETDLLHATAVRAEDGTVTVFAVNRSRTDALPLDIALNGLDLTRVVEHSALADADPDARNTLDDPERVAPHAVDGTALRDGTLSAVLEPLSWNVIRLA, encoded by the coding sequence ATGCACAAGGCCCGCTTCACCCTCGACCCCGCGTTCACAGTCGGCGAAGTGAACCCCCGCCTCTTCGGCAGCTTCGTGGAACACCTCGGCCGCTGCGTCTACACCGGCATCTTCGAACCCGGCCACCCCACAGCGGACGCGGCAGGCCTCCGCCAGGACGTCCTGGACCTCGTCCGCGAACTCGGCGTCACCGCCATCCGCTACCCCGGCGGCAACTTCGTCTCGGGCTACAAGTGGGAGGACTCGGTGGGCCCGGTCGAGGACCGCCCCCGCCGCCTCGACCTCGCCTGGCGCTCCACCGAGACCAACCGCTTCGGCCTCTCCGAGTACATCGCCTTCCTGAAGAAGGTCGGCCCCCAGGCCGAGCCCATGATGGCCCTCAACCTCGGCACCCGGGGTGTCGCCGAGGCCCTCGAACTCCAGGAGTACGCCAACCACCCCGCCGGCACGGCCCTGTCCGACCTCCGTGCCGCGCACGGCGACAAGGACCCCTTCGGCATCAACCTCTGGTGCCTGGGCAACGAGATGGACGGCCCCTGGCAGACCGGCCACAAGACCGCCCAGGAGTACGGCCGGGTGGCCGCCGAGACGGCCCGGGCCATGCGCCAGATCGATCCGGGCGTCGAACTCGTCGCCTGTGGCTCCTCCAGCCAGTCCATGCCGACCTTCGCCGCGTGGGAGGCGACGGTCCTGGAGGAGACGTACGACCTCGTCGACCACATCTCCCTGCACGCCTACTACCAGCCCGAGGACGGTGACCTCGACTCCTTCCTGGCCTCCGCCGTCGGCATGGAGTCCTTCATCGAGAACGTGGTCGCCACCGCCGACCACATCGGCGCGAAGCTGAAGTCCAAGAAGAAGATCAACCTCTCCTTCGACGAGTGGAACGTCTGGTACATCTCGGAGTGGCACGAGATCGAGAACTCCGGCGCGCGGGACTGGGCCGAGGCCCCGCGCCTCCTGGAGGACAACTACAGCGTGATGGACGCGGTCGTCTTCGGCTCGCTCCTCATCGCCCTGCTCCGGCACGCCGACCGTGTCACGGTCGCCTGCCTCGCACAGCTCGTCAACGTCATCGCGCCGATCATGACCGAGCCCGGCGGCCCGGCCTGGCGCCAGACCACGTTCTTCCCGTTCGCGCAGGCGAGCAGGTACGGCCGCGGCCGGGTCCTCGACGTCCGCGTGGACTCCCCGACGTACGAGACCAAGAAGTACGGCGAGACCGACCTGCTGCACGCCACCGCCGTGCGCGCCGAGGACGGCACCGTCACCGTCTTCGCCGTCAACCGCAGCCGCACCGACGCCCTGCCGCTCGACATCGCCCTCAACGGTCTCGACCTGACGCGGGTCGTCGAGCACAGCGCCCTCGCGGACGCCGACCCCGACGCCCGCAACACCCTCGACGACCCCGAGCGGGTCGCCCCGCACGCGGTCGACGGCACGGCCCTCCGGGACGGCACGCTCAGCGCCGTCCTGGAGCCGCTGTCCTGGAACGTGATCCGGCTGGCCTGA